A portion of the Elusimicrobiota bacterium genome contains these proteins:
- a CDS encoding TlpA family protein disulfide reductase, with product MKIPNLLWKLLWPLRTRLHPGADIGGCFPDFTLRDTFGREHSLYAGGREKHTVLWLTNLCGDCRAKIPLLEEVRSESGGRVRVLAVSLLDLDDPLPMTVSLVCGFPILLDPDDVVARRLGQTHPPGACPLRNIYIVDGAGTIRFKHHLSAVKPEEFRAVWRKLGAAP from the coding sequence TTGAAGATCCCGAACCTGCTCTGGAAGCTCCTCTGGCCCTTGCGGACGAGGCTCCATCCAGGCGCGGACATCGGCGGATGCTTTCCCGACTTCACCTTGCGCGACACTTTCGGGCGGGAGCATTCGCTCTACGCCGGCGGGAGGGAGAAGCACACGGTGCTGTGGCTCACGAACTTGTGCGGGGACTGCCGGGCGAAGATTCCCCTTCTGGAGGAAGTCAGGTCCGAGTCAGGCGGCCGTGTCCGCGTCCTGGCCGTCAGCCTCCTGGATCTCGACGACCCTTTGCCCATGACGGTATCGCTGGTCTGCGGTTTCCCGATACTTCTGGACCCCGACGACGTCGTCGCGCGCCGGCTCGGCCAAACGCATCCGCCGGGGGCCTGTCCCTTGCGCAATATCTACATCGTCGACGGAGCCGGAACCATCCGCTTCAAGCACCACTTGTCGGCGGTAAAGCCGGAGGAATTCCGCGCCGTTTGGAGAAAGTTGGGCGCGGCCCCGTAA
- a CDS encoding 4-oxalocrotonate tautomerase family protein — translation MPLVQIKGVGGYLTLAQKQEMIRKVTDAVLSVEGEGLRQVTWVTIEDVQPGAWGVGGQPVTDDDLRTMARG, via the coding sequence ATGCCATTAGTCCAAATCAAGGGCGTCGGGGGCTACCTGACGCTGGCGCAGAAGCAGGAGATGATCCGCAAGGTGACGGACGCGGTGCTCTCGGTCGAGGGAGAGGGGCTGCGTCAGGTGACCTGGGTGACCATCGAGGATGTTCAGCCGGGCGCGTGGGGCGTCGGGGGCCAGCCGGTGACCGACGACGACCTTCGAACCATGGCCAGGGGCTAG
- a CDS encoding TetR/AcrR family transcriptional regulator gives MNGRGARERILAAATRLFYAHGVNSVGVDRIVAEAEVTKTSLYRHFPSKEILVVAFLGRINREWSAWLKERVEGASVQPRARLLAVFDALGEWFRTPTFRGCPFINTSAEISNRSNPAAKAASAFKTGFRDYLRALSDEAKVRDPGLLADQLLLLADGAIVRAAMTGDVRSASAAKKAAGSLIRQSRQRPSSESPG, from the coding sequence ATGAACGGACGAGGAGCGCGGGAGAGAATCCTGGCCGCCGCCACCCGTCTTTTCTACGCTCACGGCGTCAACAGCGTCGGCGTGGACCGGATCGTCGCGGAGGCCGAGGTGACGAAGACCAGCCTATACCGTCACTTTCCATCGAAAGAGATCCTCGTCGTCGCGTTTCTCGGACGAATAAACCGCGAGTGGTCGGCCTGGCTGAAGGAACGCGTGGAAGGAGCTTCGGTTCAGCCGCGTGCGCGGCTGCTGGCCGTGTTCGACGCTTTGGGCGAGTGGTTCCGCACGCCGACGTTCAGAGGCTGCCCCTTCATCAACACGTCGGCGGAGATCTCGAACCGCTCGAACCCGGCGGCGAAGGCAGCCTCTGCGTTCAAAACGGGATTCCGTGATTATCTGCGGGCATTATCGGACGAGGCGAAAGTCCGGGATCCCGGCCTGTTGGCCGACCAGCTCCTATTGCTGGCGGACGGGGCCATCGTCAGGGCGGCAATGACCGGGGACGTCCGCTCCGCCTCGGCCGCGAAGAAAGCGGCCGGCTCGCTGATACGACAGTCCCGTCAGAGACCGAGCTCCGAAAGCCCCGGGTGA
- a CDS encoding transporter, which yields MKTARILLSLSLLASHIPPLEAAPISFNTALPVHEGGLLFRGLGVWMNMHDDPSPMGREMDVAAVASVLVYGAGSKLALMGVFPYMDKRLAIKSTGVVRRASGLGDILTVGRYEIFARSGPGQTTRGAVLAGVKWPSGRNAETDALGVLPPSVQLGSGSYDPILGTVWTGQWLAFQVDTDVSYRRNTKADDFKFGDALEQNISVQYRLWPRVLEAEGLPSYLYGVLEANNIYSAKNEAGGVTDGDSGGYQLFLTPGLQWVAKRAVVEVAAQLPVVQSLNGTALRTDYRLLGGFRLWF from the coding sequence ATGAAAACGGCGCGGATTCTGCTCTCCCTATCCTTGCTAGCCTCCCACATCCCGCCCCTTGAGGCCGCTCCCATCAGCTTCAACACCGCCCTTCCCGTGCATGAGGGAGGACTCCTCTTTCGCGGGCTGGGAGTTTGGATGAACATGCATGACGACCCCTCTCCCATGGGTCGGGAAATGGATGTCGCGGCGGTTGCCTCCGTGCTGGTTTACGGGGCCGGCTCCAAGCTGGCGCTGATGGGCGTATTCCCGTACATGGACAAAAGACTTGCGATCAAGTCGACCGGCGTCGTCCGGCGAGCTTCCGGGCTCGGAGACATCTTGACCGTCGGCCGATACGAGATCTTTGCGCGCAGCGGCCCCGGACAGACCACCCGCGGAGCGGTCCTCGCCGGGGTCAAGTGGCCGAGCGGCAGAAACGCCGAAACCGACGCCCTCGGGGTCCTGCCGCCCTCCGTGCAGCTTGGGTCCGGTTCCTACGATCCCATCCTGGGCACCGTGTGGACCGGCCAGTGGCTCGCCTTTCAAGTGGATACGGACGTCTCCTATCGGAGAAACACGAAGGCCGATGACTTCAAGTTCGGCGATGCCCTGGAGCAGAATATTTCCGTTCAGTATCGCCTTTGGCCCAGGGTGTTGGAGGCGGAGGGCCTGCCCAGCTACCTCTACGGAGTCTTGGAAGCCAACAACATCTACTCGGCGAAGAACGAGGCGGGCGGCGTCACGGACGGGGACTCAGGCGGATACCAGTTGTTCCTGACGCCCGGTCTGCAATGGGTCGCCAAAAGAGCCGTGGTCGAAGTCGCGGCGCAGTTGCCGGTCGTGCAGAGCCTCAACGGGACCGCTCTCAGGACCGACTACCGCCTGTTAGGCGGCTTTCGTCTCTGGTTTTGA
- a CDS encoding nuclear transport factor 2 family protein → MTEPQNGRPPFPPFTRETAARKVRMAEDGWNMRDPERVSLAYAEDSVWRNRAEFLSGRKEIVQFLRRKWSKELDYRLIKELWTFDGARIAVRFAYEWHDGAGGWFRSYGNENWEFDAAGLMRLRLASINDLPIPESARKYRWPLGRRPDDHPGLSELGL, encoded by the coding sequence ATGACAGAGCCGCAGAACGGACGCCCGCCGTTTCCGCCCTTCACCCGGGAAACCGCGGCGAGGAAGGTGCGCATGGCGGAGGACGGCTGGAACATGCGCGACCCGGAGCGAGTGTCGCTCGCTTACGCCGAGGACAGCGTCTGGCGCAACCGCGCCGAGTTCCTATCGGGGCGTAAGGAGATCGTGCAGTTCCTCCGGCGCAAGTGGTCCAAGGAGCTGGACTACCGCCTGATCAAGGAACTATGGACGTTCGACGGCGCGCGAATCGCGGTGCGCTTCGCCTACGAGTGGCACGACGGCGCGGGCGGCTGGTTCCGGTCCTACGGCAACGAGAACTGGGAATTCGACGCGGCGGGGCTGATGCGCCTGCGCCTCGCCAGCATCAACGACCTTCCGATCCCGGAGTCCGCGCGCAAGTACCGCTGGCCGCTCGGCCGGCGGCCGGACGATCACCCGGGGCTTTCGGAGCTCGGTCTCTGA
- a CDS encoding MOSC domain-containing protein codes for MKLVSVNVSLGRTVRWKGREIETGIFKEPVEGPVRVGRMNLEGDKQSDLRVHGGEYKAVYAYSAAHYEWWRKELGRTLPFGAFGENLTIEGFPEEEVCVGDRFRIGGAVLEAVQPRFPCYKLGMKFEDDSIIERFLDSERWGVYFRVLEEGVLSVGDEVAPISRDPARLPVPEVLRLMLSETPSAETLRRALTAKSLPSPWREKFAGMLRRPAEGT; via the coding sequence ATGAAACTCGTCTCCGTCAACGTTTCGCTCGGCCGGACGGTCCGCTGGAAAGGGCGGGAGATCGAGACGGGCATATTCAAAGAGCCCGTCGAGGGACCCGTGCGGGTCGGGCGCATGAACCTCGAGGGAGACAAGCAGTCGGACCTGCGCGTCCACGGCGGAGAGTATAAGGCGGTCTACGCGTATTCGGCCGCTCACTACGAGTGGTGGCGCAAGGAGCTCGGACGTACCCTCCCCTTCGGGGCCTTCGGCGAGAATCTCACGATCGAGGGTTTCCCGGAGGAGGAGGTGTGCGTCGGAGACCGCTTCCGGATCGGCGGCGCGGTCTTGGAGGCAGTTCAGCCGCGCTTTCCGTGCTATAAGCTCGGCATGAAGTTCGAGGACGACTCGATCATCGAGCGGTTCCTGGACAGCGAGAGATGGGGCGTCTACTTCCGCGTGCTCGAGGAGGGTGTCTTGAGCGTCGGCGACGAGGTCGCGCCGATAAGTCGTGATCCGGCGCGCCTGCCCGTGCCGGAAGTCCTCCGGCTCATGCTGTCGGAGACGCCGTCGGCCGAGACCTTGAGGCGCGCGTTGACGGCGAAGTCTCTGCCATCGCCGTGGCGTGAAAAATTCGCCGGCATGCTGCGCCGGCCGGCGGAAGGGACATGA
- a CDS encoding carboxymuconolactone decarboxylase family protein — MEYKTYAVEDAPAGYKELLVAAKKKYGFVPNLLGKMAEAPPLLKAYMTLSGIYEESTLDASERQVVLLAASRVNGCEYCVAAHTVIASMQKVPSDVVASVRTGGPVGDGRHEALRAFAEAVTESRGWPSEERTKAFLAAGYERRQVLEVVLGVGLKTLSNYTNHIAGTGLDAAFSQAAWSKEGAACH; from the coding sequence ATGGAATACAAAACATACGCCGTCGAAGACGCGCCCGCGGGGTACAAGGAACTTCTGGTCGCCGCGAAGAAGAAGTACGGCTTCGTGCCGAACCTGCTCGGCAAGATGGCCGAGGCGCCGCCGCTGTTGAAGGCCTACATGACGCTCTCGGGGATATACGAGGAGTCCACCCTCGACGCGTCCGAGCGCCAGGTCGTGCTCCTGGCCGCGAGCCGGGTGAACGGGTGCGAGTACTGCGTCGCCGCGCACACGGTGATCGCCTCGATGCAGAAGGTGCCGTCCGACGTCGTGGCCTCGGTCCGCACGGGCGGTCCCGTCGGCGACGGGCGGCACGAAGCCCTGCGCGCGTTCGCCGAGGCGGTCACGGAGTCGCGGGGCTGGCCGAGCGAGGAGCGGACGAAGGCGTTTCTCGCGGCGGGCTACGAGCGGCGCCAGGTCCTGGAGGTCGTCCTCGGCGTGGGCCTCAAGACGCTGTCGAACTACACCAACCACATCGCCGGAACGGGTTTGGACGCCGCCTTCAGCCAAGCGGCCTGGTCCAAGGAGGGCGCGGCATGCCATTAG
- a CDS encoding DUF1059 domain-containing protein, whose product MSKKKISCADVVPGCSFTAEADSEQELLQKVAAHAGPDHGIKEVTPEILKKLKAAIKEG is encoded by the coding sequence ATGAGCAAGAAGAAGATCAGCTGCGCCGACGTGGTTCCGGGCTGCTCGTTCACCGCGGAGGCGGACAGCGAGCAGGAGTTGCTGCAGAAGGTCGCGGCCCATGCCGGGCCCGACCACGGGATCAAGGAGGTCACGCCCGAGATTCTCAAGAAGCTCAAAGCGGCCATCAAAGAGGGCTAA
- a CDS encoding TetR/AcrR family transcriptional regulator: MPWEKKFDRAKVLDKAMQAFWSRGYEATSMQTLVERTGINRGSLYATYGDKRALFLASLHMYDDRIRRKRLAALESSAPPREAVRRLLQTFAEVKSAGEENCGCFLTNTALELAAHDPEAGAIVAKAQKEIEEFFERMILKGQTEGDIPAGVNPKKTARGLLAALIGLAVLSRSRPERELLNGIVEEAVGRLG; this comes from the coding sequence ATGCCCTGGGAAAAAAAATTCGATCGAGCCAAAGTCCTCGACAAGGCCATGCAGGCCTTTTGGAGCCGGGGCTATGAGGCGACTTCCATGCAGACGCTCGTGGAGCGGACGGGGATCAACCGCGGAAGCCTTTACGCCACCTACGGCGACAAGCGCGCGCTGTTCCTGGCTTCGCTTCATATGTACGACGACCGGATACGGCGCAAACGCCTGGCCGCCCTCGAGTCATCCGCGCCGCCGCGGGAAGCCGTGCGGAGGCTTCTCCAGACCTTCGCGGAAGTCAAGTCCGCCGGCGAGGAGAATTGCGGCTGCTTCCTGACCAACACGGCGTTGGAACTCGCCGCGCACGACCCGGAGGCCGGGGCGATCGTCGCCAAGGCGCAGAAGGAGATCGAGGAATTCTTCGAGCGGATGATCCTCAAGGGACAGACTGAGGGGGACATCCCGGCCGGCGTGAACCCGAAGAAGACCGCTCGCGGTCTTCTCGCCGCTTTGATCGGGCTCGCGGTGCTGTCTCGCAGTCGTCCGGAGCGGGAACTGCTCAATGGCATCGTGGAGGAGGCCGTCGGGAGGCTCGGTTGA
- a CDS encoding sigma-70 family RNA polymerase sigma factor — protein MATATSGCGVESLRARSPEALTAMVNEHLPALLAGALAIGLSRADAEEAVQETFVAFLSASDRFQVRSSLRTYLFGILYYKASHLRAKARREEGRDDLEAVLEARLDAGGMWPPRGPEAEMLGAETRSRIKEAAESLSTAQRTAFFLKEVEGATPAAICGVLNVTPTYLRVLLYRARMKLRLCLGPRVLGAVFALCAFSPATAGAQGYGLIAAWGTSGSGPAQFREPMGIAIDGQGNVYAADSRNRRVQKLSPDGRFLAEFGGPDVLKKPVDTAVGPEGTLYVCDYEADRVEVFSRDGERLYGWGEPGEGNGQFRSPAGIAADRTGNVYVADFYNHRIQVFDSKGGWLKSIGKKGRGKGEFTYPTDLDFDDSGNLVVADAYNHRIQKISPDGRSLEIWGSAWKRFFSRGAFRVPSGVAVDARGDIHVADSANKRVVLLGAKGDFKGEWRPADDRRPDVYSPTHIAAGSDGRIFAADTANDRILVLGLGASEVAGEGREAREPPAAEHVSGDVLVRIEGMACPFCAYGIEKHLGRLAGVRSARVNLGQGTAILYLEPGKTVSFDDVRKAVEKAGFKAAELKGMPPVRKEHP, from the coding sequence ATGGCAACGGCGACGAGCGGATGCGGCGTGGAGAGCCTTCGCGCGCGCAGTCCGGAGGCGCTGACGGCGATGGTCAACGAGCACCTCCCGGCCTTGCTCGCGGGGGCGCTCGCCATTGGGCTGTCTCGGGCCGACGCGGAAGAGGCCGTCCAGGAGACCTTCGTGGCCTTCCTCTCCGCGTCGGACCGTTTCCAGGTCCGATCGAGCCTGCGGACCTACTTGTTCGGCATCCTTTATTATAAGGCGTCCCACTTGCGCGCCAAGGCCCGGCGGGAGGAGGGGCGCGACGACCTTGAGGCCGTGCTCGAGGCGCGCCTCGACGCGGGCGGGATGTGGCCGCCGCGCGGGCCGGAGGCCGAGATGCTCGGAGCCGAGACTCGGAGCCGGATCAAGGAGGCCGCGGAAAGCCTCTCGACGGCCCAGAGAACGGCGTTTTTTCTCAAGGAAGTCGAGGGAGCGACTCCGGCGGCTATCTGCGGCGTTTTGAACGTTACACCGACGTATCTTAGAGTGCTGCTCTATCGCGCCCGCATGAAACTGCGCTTATGCCTCGGTCCGCGGGTTCTTGGAGCCGTCTTTGCTTTGTGCGCGTTTTCACCGGCGACCGCCGGCGCGCAGGGCTATGGCCTCATCGCCGCATGGGGGACGAGCGGCTCCGGCCCCGCGCAGTTCCGGGAGCCTATGGGGATCGCCATAGACGGCCAAGGAAACGTCTACGCGGCAGATTCGCGCAATCGCCGCGTCCAGAAGTTATCGCCGGACGGCAGGTTCCTCGCGGAGTTCGGCGGGCCGGATGTGTTAAAAAAGCCGGTGGACACAGCGGTCGGTCCCGAGGGGACGCTTTATGTCTGCGACTATGAAGCGGACCGCGTCGAGGTTTTTTCCCGGGATGGCGAGCGCCTTTACGGCTGGGGAGAGCCGGGAGAGGGGAACGGCCAATTCCGTTCTCCGGCCGGTATCGCGGCGGACAGGACCGGCAACGTTTACGTGGCCGACTTCTACAATCACCGCATCCAGGTTTTCGACTCCAAAGGCGGATGGCTCAAGTCCATCGGCAAGAAAGGGCGCGGGAAAGGAGAATTCACTTATCCCACGGATCTGGATTTCGACGACTCGGGCAATCTGGTCGTAGCCGACGCCTACAACCATCGAATCCAGAAGATCTCGCCGGACGGACGGTCCCTGGAAATATGGGGCTCCGCCTGGAAGCGCTTCTTCTCACGCGGCGCTTTTCGCGTGCCCAGCGGCGTCGCGGTGGACGCTCGCGGCGACATCCACGTCGCCGACTCGGCCAATAAGCGCGTCGTTTTGCTGGGAGCCAAGGGAGACTTTAAGGGCGAATGGAGACCGGCGGACGACAGGCGTCCCGACGTCTATTCCCCGACCCATATCGCCGCCGGATCGGATGGACGCATCTTTGCGGCCGACACCGCCAATGACCGCATACTGGTCCTGGGTCTTGGAGCCTCCGAGGTCGCCGGCGAGGGCCGGGAAGCTCGGGAGCCTCCTGCCGCCGAGCATGTTTCCGGGGACGTGCTGGTGCGGATCGAAGGAATGGCCTGCCCATTCTGCGCCTACGGCATCGAGAAACACTTAGGCCGCCTGGCCGGCGTGCGTTCCGCCCGCGTGAACCTGGGCCAGGGGACGGCGATACTGTATCTCGAGCCGGGTAAGACCGTTTCCTTCGACGATGTCCGCAAGGCCGTGGAGAAGGCCGGGTTCAAGGCCGCGGAACTCAAGGGAATGCCGCCCGTCCGTAAGGAGCACCCATGA
- a CDS encoding TonB-dependent siderophore receptor: MSKTAKSYVLCLCLSHVLNTASLALAAQPASGPLAPIVITAPREPNDYGSTLTRLGLTGRSLLETPASATIFPRGLIDDQGARGVLGLIGNDASVGENYAPLGYYESLSIRGFALDNASGYKRDGLTIANESSMPLENKERIEILKGVAGFEAGLAAPGGVVNYITKQPTEAPLRRVTLEMSDRGTRYGHADLGGRFGRFGWRVNAAREEFHPYVKEAVGHRDFLSAALDWRLSENAVFGIDADWQKKSQLSVPGYQPLGGTALPPGVRPEKMLNNQPWSGPVAVEAHNMGARFAYGADTDWRFEAAVNRNRVASEDKAAFPYGCSSGPVYLATFCGNGDYDLYDYRSSGEVRAATHAQAVLSGDREWGSVRHEAAVGLSRFERAVNLGAEVYDYVGTDNIYSPSPLVFAPSARGTGVVHRVQDYAESAAFARDSISLSSRWKVHAGLRAGILVDDRFSKVDGAPVSRYRRSFLSPQVALAFMPRSDLMGYASYSQGLELGGTAGVTTANAGRTLDPKVTRQVELGVKRDMSKRLLVAAAAFHIWKPYEFVDPGNVFVQRGTVKHSGLEFSAAGRVTDDLRVFAGATLIHARQSGTGVSAFDGRAPLNVPWLRGQATLEWSISRLPGASLNGTWARVSEKYASRDNSLSVPAYNRFDLGARYALAVGPSRVTWRFRVENVLDAVYWKDVGEYFGDGYLHLGAPRTYRLSAQLDF, from the coding sequence ATGTCAAAAACCGCCAAATCATACGTCCTCTGTCTTTGTCTCTCCCATGTCCTGAACACCGCGTCGCTGGCCTTAGCGGCGCAGCCCGCCTCGGGACCGCTCGCTCCGATCGTCATCACCGCGCCGCGCGAGCCCAACGACTACGGCTCCACGCTCACCCGGCTCGGCCTCACTGGACGGTCGCTCCTCGAGACGCCCGCTTCGGCGACCATCTTCCCGCGAGGGCTCATCGACGACCAGGGCGCGCGCGGCGTCCTGGGCCTGATCGGAAACGATGCTTCCGTGGGCGAGAACTACGCTCCCCTCGGCTATTACGAGAGCCTCTCGATACGCGGCTTCGCCCTCGATAACGCCAGCGGCTACAAGCGCGACGGCCTGACGATCGCCAACGAGTCGAGCATGCCCCTGGAGAACAAGGAGCGGATCGAGATATTGAAGGGCGTCGCCGGCTTCGAGGCGGGACTGGCGGCCCCGGGCGGAGTGGTGAATTACATCACCAAGCAGCCGACGGAAGCGCCCCTGCGCCGCGTCACCTTGGAAATGAGTGACCGCGGAACCCGCTACGGCCATGCGGACCTGGGAGGCCGCTTCGGCCGCTTCGGCTGGCGCGTCAACGCGGCGCGTGAGGAGTTTCATCCTTACGTCAAGGAAGCGGTCGGACATCGCGACTTTTTGAGCGCGGCGCTGGACTGGCGACTAAGCGAAAACGCGGTTTTTGGAATCGACGCGGATTGGCAGAAGAAAAGCCAGTTGTCCGTCCCCGGCTACCAGCCGCTGGGCGGGACCGCTCTGCCGCCCGGCGTCCGGCCGGAGAAGATGCTCAACAATCAGCCCTGGAGCGGGCCGGTCGCCGTCGAGGCCCATAATATGGGCGCGCGCTTCGCCTATGGAGCCGACACGGACTGGCGCTTCGAGGCGGCGGTCAACCGAAACCGCGTCGCCTCCGAGGACAAGGCCGCCTTCCCCTACGGCTGCTCAAGCGGTCCCGTCTACCTCGCCACATTCTGCGGCAACGGCGATTACGACCTCTACGACTATCGCAGCTCGGGTGAGGTCCGCGCCGCGACCCACGCCCAGGCGGTCTTGAGCGGCGACCGCGAATGGGGGTCCGTGCGGCACGAGGCCGCGGTCGGCCTCTCGCGCTTCGAGCGCGCGGTGAATCTGGGCGCCGAGGTCTACGACTACGTCGGCACCGACAACATCTACAGCCCGAGCCCGCTGGTCTTCGCGCCCTCGGCGCGGGGGACGGGCGTCGTCCACCGGGTCCAGGACTACGCCGAGTCCGCCGCCTTCGCCCGGGATTCGATCTCCCTTTCTTCCCGGTGGAAGGTCCATGCCGGGCTGCGTGCCGGCATCCTCGTCGACGACCGCTTCAGCAAGGTGGACGGAGCTCCCGTCTCGCGTTATCGGCGATCGTTTCTTTCGCCGCAGGTCGCGCTTGCCTTCATGCCGCGATCCGACCTGATGGGCTATGCCTCCTACAGCCAAGGCCTCGAGCTCGGCGGCACCGCGGGCGTCACGACCGCCAACGCCGGCCGGACCCTGGATCCCAAGGTCACCCGTCAGGTCGAGCTGGGCGTCAAGCGCGACATGTCCAAGCGGCTTCTGGTCGCGGCGGCGGCGTTCCACATCTGGAAGCCTTACGAGTTCGTCGATCCCGGCAACGTCTTCGTCCAACGGGGGACCGTCAAGCACAGCGGCCTGGAGTTTTCGGCCGCCGGACGCGTCACCGACGACCTCCGCGTATTCGCCGGCGCGACGTTGATCCACGCCCGGCAGAGCGGCACGGGCGTGTCAGCCTTCGACGGCAGGGCCCCGCTCAACGTCCCCTGGCTGCGCGGTCAAGCGACGCTCGAGTGGAGCATCTCCCGTCTTCCCGGCGCTTCCCTCAACGGCACCTGGGCGCGCGTCTCGGAGAAATACGCCTCGCGCGACAACTCACTGTCGGTTCCCGCTTACAATCGGTTCGATCTGGGCGCCCGCTACGCCCTGGCCGTCGGCCCGAGCCGCGTCACCTGGCGCTTCCGAGTGGAAAACGTCCTCGACGCGGTCTATTGGAAAGACGTCGGAGAGTACTTCGGGGACGGCTACCTCCATCTCGGCGCGCCGCGGACGTACAGGTTATCGGCGCAGTTGGACTTCTAA
- a CDS encoding DUF3179 domain-containing protein, with amino-acid sequence MTAALSMAAVSWAEHAPLDPFAAFLPRGVRVSVPREEIRGGGPPVDGIPALVRPRKASVEESDRALKADDAVLGLVVNDEAVAYPIRLLDWHELVDDEVGGVPVAVTYCPLCRSGIVFDRRVAGGVLEFGVSGLLYNSDLVMYDRGTRSLWSQIMAEAIAGGSTGTKLARLPARRTSWARWKAARPDTRTVLFDTGHARDYGKDPYAGYEKSPELYFPVGHEDSRLPRKTVVFGVSLPEGAAAAPVSALGGEGVRLRIGKRLIVMRDDGGARAFDEEGREIAGLEAYWFAWAAFHPRTSLAGAEKR; translated from the coding sequence GTGACGGCCGCGCTTTCGATGGCAGCCGTGTCCTGGGCCGAGCATGCGCCGCTCGACCCCTTCGCGGCTTTCCTGCCGCGCGGCGTCCGGGTCTCGGTGCCGCGCGAGGAGATCCGCGGCGGCGGCCCGCCAGTCGATGGGATCCCGGCGCTGGTCCGGCCGCGGAAGGCCTCCGTCGAGGAGTCCGACCGCGCTCTTAAGGCCGACGACGCCGTGCTCGGCCTGGTCGTGAACGACGAGGCCGTCGCCTACCCGATCCGCCTGCTCGACTGGCACGAGCTGGTCGACGACGAGGTGGGCGGCGTCCCGGTCGCCGTGACCTACTGCCCGCTCTGCCGCAGCGGCATCGTCTTCGACCGCCGGGTCGCGGGAGGCGTCCTGGAGTTCGGCGTGTCGGGCCTCCTCTACAACAGCGATCTCGTGATGTACGACCGGGGAACGCGCAGCCTCTGGTCTCAGATCATGGCCGAGGCGATCGCCGGCGGATCGACGGGGACCAAGCTCGCGCGCCTGCCCGCGCGCCGGACGAGTTGGGCTCGCTGGAAGGCGGCGCGTCCGGACACTCGGACGGTCCTCTTCGACACGGGGCACGCGCGGGACTACGGCAAGGATCCCTACGCGGGCTACGAAAAATCTCCGGAGCTCTATTTCCCCGTCGGTCACGAGGACTCCCGGCTTCCTCGAAAGACGGTCGTCTTCGGCGTCTCCCTGCCCGAAGGGGCGGCGGCCGCGCCCGTCTCCGCGCTCGGCGGCGAGGGCGTGCGCCTCCGGATCGGGAAACGGCTGATCGTCATGCGCGACGACGGCGGGGCGCGCGCCTTCGACGAGGAGGGACGGGAGATCGCGGGCCTCGAGGCCTACTGGTTCGCGTGGGCCGCCTTTCATCCCCGGACTTCGCTGGCCGGCGCGGAGAAGCGGTGA
- a CDS encoding sigma-70 family RNA polymerase sigma factor: MATTPGRSSVEDLRARKPEALTAMVNENLPTLLAGALAIGLSRADAEEVVQETFVAFLSGLDRFEGRSSLRTYLFGILYHKASNLRAKARREEGSDDIEAVVAARFDEAGMWSRPPRGPEAAALDAETRSWVEKCAEGLPDAQRAAFFLKEVEGETSESVCNVLGVNPTNLRVMLHRARLKLRECLERNWEQGR, translated from the coding sequence ATGGCAACGACACCGGGCCGATCGAGCGTTGAGGACCTCCGCGCTCGCAAGCCGGAGGCGCTGACGGCCATGGTGAATGAGAATCTCCCGACTTTGCTCGCCGGGGCGCTCGCCATCGGGTTGTCGCGCGCCGACGCGGAAGAGGTCGTCCAGGAGACTTTCGTCGCCTTCCTTTCGGGCCTGGATCGTTTCGAGGGGCGCTCGAGCCTGCGCACCTACCTGTTCGGCATCCTCTACCACAAAGCGTCCAACCTGCGCGCCAAGGCGCGGCGCGAGGAGGGGAGCGACGACATCGAGGCCGTCGTCGCCGCGCGTTTTGATGAGGCCGGAATGTGGTCTCGTCCGCCGCGCGGCCCGGAGGCCGCGGCGCTCGACGCCGAGACCCGGAGCTGGGTCGAGAAGTGCGCGGAGGGCCTCCCGGACGCGCAGCGGGCGGCCTTTTTCCTCAAAGAGGTCGAGGGCGAGACCTCGGAATCGGTCTGTAACGTTTTGGGCGTGAACCCGACCAACTTGCGAGTGATGCTCCATCGAGCCCGTCTGAAGCTGCGGGAATGCCTGGAGCGGAATTGGGAACAAGGCCGATGA